One Epidermidibacterium keratini DNA segment encodes these proteins:
- a CDS encoding helix-turn-helix transcriptional regulator, with protein MRADRLLLLADLLRRRGRMSATELASRLEVTPRTIARDIEALSAMGVPVYAERGRRGGYELLPGYRPEAEELSAEESTALLLGGAGVADALGMDEAFARAARRIASGLPDDHAQRAGHLMDRIVIDPGGWGGAVRHPDALGTAFDAVQRDLRLRIDYRALSSGHGGRRTVDPWGLVLAGGTWYLVAAHRGTPHTYRVSRIRTARVLAETAKRPADLDLRALWKELRAGWNARATTDIVLRIERQHVELALRSLRITSVGTPEVEHESDDRSLIRARVGEVRGVVGVLLGFGSWVEALEPPELRAEMVRIAREALAVYDA; from the coding sequence ATGCGCGCAGACCGACTCCTGCTGCTCGCCGACCTGCTGCGTCGGCGCGGCCGGATGAGCGCGACCGAGCTCGCCAGCCGCCTCGAGGTCACGCCGCGCACGATCGCGCGCGATATCGAGGCGCTGTCGGCGATGGGCGTGCCGGTGTACGCCGAACGTGGGCGGCGCGGTGGCTACGAGCTGCTGCCGGGCTACCGCCCTGAGGCTGAGGAGCTGAGCGCCGAGGAGTCGACGGCGCTGCTGCTGGGTGGAGCCGGCGTGGCTGATGCGCTCGGCATGGACGAGGCGTTTGCTCGAGCGGCGCGGCGCATCGCCTCGGGACTGCCCGATGACCACGCCCAGCGGGCCGGACATCTGATGGATCGCATCGTGATCGACCCCGGCGGCTGGGGCGGCGCGGTCCGCCATCCGGACGCGCTCGGCACGGCCTTCGATGCGGTGCAGCGCGATCTGCGGCTGCGGATTGACTACCGCGCGCTGTCGTCCGGACATGGCGGGCGGCGGACAGTCGACCCGTGGGGCCTCGTGCTCGCCGGCGGCACCTGGTATCTCGTCGCGGCGCATCGAGGTACGCCGCACACCTATCGGGTGAGCCGCATCCGCACCGCCCGCGTGCTTGCCGAGACAGCGAAGCGACCGGCAGATCTTGACCTGCGCGCGCTGTGGAAGGAGCTGAGGGCTGGCTGGAACGCCCGTGCGACCACTGACATCGTGCTGCGCATCGAGCGCCAGCATGTCGAACTTGCCCTGCGCTCACTGCGAATTACATCGGTAGGCACGCCGGAGGTCGAGCACGAATCCGATGACCGCTCGCTCATTCGTGCGCGAGTGGGTGAGGTGCGCGGGGTGGTCGGCGTACTGCTCGGGTTCGGTTCGTGGGTCGAGGCACTGGAGCCACCCGAGCTGCGCGCGGAGATGGTGCGGATCGCGCGCGAGGCGCTCGCGGTGTACGACGCGTGA
- a CDS encoding TIGR03086 family metal-binding protein yields MNLPDLRPQLAASQEWIAALIDGVSPDQLSSQTPCAEYDVRGLIEHLLAVELRVQRIGESGDIGDAPSELPLPEGDLAAAFRSAAADAAAAWRDDERLTATVTPPFGTMPGAAALGGYISEHVTHGWDLATATGQNAEADPALAAVAMGAMEKALPDGPREGLPFAPAVEPAADAGPTERLANWTGRRSR; encoded by the coding sequence ATGAACCTCCCCGACCTCCGCCCTCAGCTCGCTGCCTCCCAGGAATGGATCGCGGCCCTGATCGACGGCGTATCGCCGGACCAGCTGAGCTCCCAGACGCCCTGCGCCGAGTACGACGTACGCGGGCTGATTGAGCACCTGCTCGCCGTTGAACTGCGCGTGCAGCGGATTGGCGAGTCCGGTGACATCGGTGACGCGCCGTCCGAACTCCCGCTGCCGGAGGGCGATCTTGCCGCGGCCTTCCGCTCAGCTGCCGCCGACGCCGCTGCTGCGTGGCGCGACGATGAGCGGTTGACCGCGACCGTGACCCCACCGTTCGGCACCATGCCTGGTGCCGCTGCGCTCGGCGGTTACATCAGCGAACACGTCACCCATGGCTGGGATCTGGCCACCGCGACCGGCCAGAACGCCGAGGCCGATCCGGCTCTCGCGGCCGTGGCGATGGGGGCGATGGAGAAGGCGCTACCGGACGGTCCGCGTGAGGGTCTCCCGTTTGCCCCGGCGGTCGAGCCGGCCGCCGATGCCGGACCGACCGAGCGACTGGCCAACTGGACCGGCCGCCGCTCTCGCTAG
- a CDS encoding ion transporter yields MNSRERVGRWVESQPVQRFVLAVIIFNGITIGLETSPWMRQNFGQTLRILDYAAITIFVVEILAKLYAYGWRFFRDGWNVFDFIIIGIALVPASGPFAVLRALRILRLVRLVERLPRLRFVVEALLKSLPGISAIAALMALLFYIAAAMATTLFAAGFPQWFGNIGRSLYTLFQIMTLESWSMGIVRPVMEEHPYAWLFFVPFILASAFTMLNLFIAVIVDTMQNLHKGAESTPEDPESAEEPGSHPEAIATASSQDLLLEEVRALRAQVTALERDR; encoded by the coding sequence ATGAACTCTCGTGAGCGCGTGGGCCGCTGGGTCGAGTCGCAGCCGGTGCAACGGTTTGTGCTGGCCGTGATCATTTTCAACGGCATCACTATCGGCCTGGAGACCTCGCCGTGGATGCGCCAGAACTTCGGGCAGACCCTGCGAATCCTCGACTACGCGGCGATCACGATCTTCGTCGTTGAGATTCTTGCGAAGCTGTATGCCTATGGCTGGCGGTTCTTCCGCGACGGTTGGAACGTCTTCGACTTCATCATCATCGGCATTGCGCTGGTTCCCGCCTCGGGTCCGTTCGCCGTACTCCGTGCGTTGCGCATCCTGCGTCTCGTGCGGCTGGTCGAACGACTGCCGCGACTGCGGTTTGTCGTCGAGGCACTGCTGAAGTCACTACCGGGAATCAGCGCCATCGCCGCGCTGATGGCGCTGCTGTTCTACATCGCCGCCGCGATGGCGACGACGCTGTTTGCCGCGGGCTTCCCGCAGTGGTTTGGCAACATCGGCCGCTCGCTCTACACGCTCTTCCAGATCATGACCCTGGAGAGCTGGTCGATGGGCATCGTGCGACCGGTGATGGAAGAGCACCCCTACGCGTGGCTGTTTTTCGTGCCATTCATCCTCGCCTCGGCCTTCACCATGCTCAACCTCTTCATCGCGGTCATCGTCGACACGATGCAAAACCTGCACAAGGGCGCGGAGAGTACGCCGGAGGACCCCGAGTCCGCGGAAGAGCCGGGGAGCCATCCCGAGGCGATCGCGACCGCCTCAAGCCAGGACCTGCTCCTGGAGGAGGTGCGTGCTCTCCGCGCCCAAGTGACCGCTCTCGAGCGCGACCGCTAG
- the acs gene encoding acetate--CoA ligase has protein sequence MSENPAIDNLLHETRSFPPPEELAANANLKADAYDEADADYEAWWAKQGERLTWDTEPTQTLDWSNAPFAKWYSGGKLNAAYNAVDRHVEAGKGDKVAYYFEGEPGDTREITYSDLKDEISRGANALTELGVKAGDTVAIYMPMIPETIFAMLSCARIGAVHMVVFGGFAADSLATRINDCGAKVVITADGGYRRGKPAGLKDTVDAALEKTPDVHSVLVVRRTGQDTPMTDGRDRWWDEFVDGQSAEHTPEAFDAEHPLYIMYTSGTTGKPKGILHTTAGYLVGCSYTQWALFDLKDDDIYWTAADVGWVTGHSYIVYGPLVNGATSVLYEGTPDTPHQGRWWEIIDKYKVSLLYCAPTVIRMFMKWGEEIPAKYDLSTLRVMGSVGEPINPEAYVWYRRVIGHDNAPVVDTWWQTETGSVMISPLPGVTAAKPGSAMRPIPGISADVVDERGESVPNGSGGYLVVTKPWPSMLRTIWGDDDRYVDTYWSRFDGKYFAGDGAKKDEDGDIWLLGRVDDVMNVSGHRMSTTEIESALVSHPKVAEAAVVGASDETTGQAVVAFVILRGGAEDDGDATVQELRNHVAREISPIAKPRQVMVVPELPKTRSGKIMRRLLQDIAEKRDIGDVTTLADSTVMDQIQKKLTGGAAE, from the coding sequence ATGTCTGAGAACCCGGCTATCGACAACCTGCTGCACGAAACCCGTTCGTTCCCGCCGCCGGAGGAGCTTGCGGCCAACGCCAACCTCAAGGCCGACGCGTACGACGAAGCGGACGCCGACTATGAGGCATGGTGGGCCAAGCAGGGCGAGCGACTGACCTGGGACACCGAGCCGACCCAGACCCTGGACTGGAGCAACGCGCCGTTTGCCAAGTGGTACTCCGGCGGCAAGCTCAACGCTGCCTACAACGCGGTCGACCGGCATGTCGAGGCCGGCAAGGGTGACAAGGTCGCCTACTACTTCGAGGGCGAGCCCGGTGATACCCGCGAGATCACCTACTCCGACCTCAAGGACGAGATCAGCCGAGGCGCCAACGCGCTCACCGAGCTGGGCGTCAAGGCCGGTGACACGGTCGCGATCTACATGCCGATGATCCCCGAGACGATCTTCGCGATGCTCTCGTGCGCGCGGATCGGCGCCGTACACATGGTCGTGTTCGGCGGGTTCGCGGCCGACTCGCTCGCCACCCGCATCAACGACTGCGGCGCCAAGGTCGTCATCACCGCCGACGGCGGCTACCGGCGCGGCAAGCCGGCCGGCCTGAAGGACACCGTCGACGCGGCACTGGAGAAGACGCCCGACGTACACAGCGTGCTCGTAGTGCGGCGTACTGGGCAGGACACCCCGATGACCGATGGCCGCGACCGCTGGTGGGACGAGTTCGTCGATGGCCAGTCGGCCGAGCACACTCCCGAGGCCTTCGATGCCGAGCACCCGCTCTACATCATGTACACCAGCGGTACGACGGGGAAGCCCAAGGGAATCCTGCACACGACCGCGGGCTATCTCGTCGGCTGCAGCTACACGCAGTGGGCCCTGTTTGACCTCAAGGACGACGACATCTACTGGACCGCAGCGGATGTCGGCTGGGTGACCGGTCACTCCTACATCGTCTACGGACCACTGGTGAACGGCGCGACGTCGGTGCTTTACGAAGGTACGCCGGACACCCCGCACCAGGGCCGCTGGTGGGAGATCATCGACAAGTACAAGGTGTCGCTGCTCTACTGCGCGCCTACGGTCATTCGCATGTTCATGAAGTGGGGTGAGGAGATCCCGGCGAAGTACGACCTGTCGACGTTGCGGGTGATGGGGTCGGTGGGTGAGCCGATCAACCCCGAGGCCTACGTCTGGTATCGCCGCGTCATCGGCCATGACAATGCGCCGGTCGTCGACACCTGGTGGCAGACCGAGACCGGCTCGGTCATGATCAGCCCGTTGCCGGGCGTCACCGCGGCCAAGCCCGGCTCGGCAATGCGCCCGATCCCCGGTATCTCGGCCGACGTCGTCGACGAGCGCGGTGAGTCGGTGCCCAACGGCAGCGGCGGCTACCTCGTCGTCACCAAGCCGTGGCCGTCGATGCTGCGCACCATCTGGGGCGATGACGACCGGTACGTCGACACCTACTGGTCGCGCTTCGATGGCAAGTACTTCGCCGGCGACGGCGCCAAGAAGGACGAGGACGGCGACATCTGGCTGCTCGGCCGGGTTGATGACGTCATGAACGTCTCCGGGCACCGCATGTCGACCACCGAGATCGAGTCGGCGCTCGTCTCGCACCCGAAGGTCGCCGAGGCGGCTGTCGTCGGCGCGAGCGACGAGACGACCGGACAGGCCGTCGTCGCGTTCGTGATCCTGCGCGGCGGGGCCGAGGACGACGGCGACGCGACGGTGCAGGAGCTGCGCAACCACGTGGCCCGCGAAATCAGCCCGATCGCCAAGCCGCGCCAGGTGATGGTCGTGCCCGAGCTGCCCAAGACCCGCTCGGGCAAGATCATGCGGCGCCTGCTGCAGGATATCGCCGAGAAGCGCGACATCGGCGATGTCACCACGCTGGCCGATTCCACGGTGATGGACCAGATCCAGAAGAAGCTCACCGGCGGCGCCGCCGAGTAA
- a CDS encoding serine hydrolase domain-containing protein, translating into MVVLACAVLATPSTAYAQPQPAADPAAWLQSQLDEFAIPGAAYAVIDATAVSAGAIGSQPDGSPLRTDSRMLWGSVSKPVTATVAQRLADDGVIDLDAGIDTYLAAAGEFGATGAITVRQLLQHTSGLPFGATALDVDDPNRRAVDVAAQVLPGVELIDAPGAAYHYSSLGYLVVQAVLEQATGRPLAELVHDFLPSATGAAGLSGGSRMTGGVALGFDPPNDGAGLAYGYQGGDINALAEFARWQLDPANGAVVSETMSPGPRTGPTEQLGLGWRISDDGTVWHTGTVPGYFSAVFIEQAADLAVVVLLNTSGSLYEQSLYGVVRGFYDIVRGADPTPVSGSAMPALIVFAAAVGVLALGALSVRPVRSRSAGIVWAGLALVVIAVGWIALPLVLDVPARYLWLWMPDVAAVLVALPVALGLLAVRRLRNA; encoded by the coding sequence GTGGTGGTCCTGGCGTGCGCAGTGCTGGCGACCCCGAGTACGGCGTACGCGCAGCCGCAGCCTGCTGCCGATCCCGCGGCGTGGCTGCAGAGCCAGCTCGATGAGTTCGCGATCCCCGGGGCGGCGTACGCCGTCATCGACGCCACTGCCGTGAGCGCGGGCGCGATCGGCAGCCAGCCCGACGGCTCGCCACTGCGCACCGACTCGCGGATGCTATGGGGCTCGGTGTCCAAGCCGGTCACCGCGACGGTGGCGCAACGGCTCGCCGACGACGGCGTGATCGACCTCGATGCCGGTATCGACACGTACCTGGCAGCGGCGGGTGAGTTCGGTGCCACCGGAGCGATCACGGTGCGGCAACTGTTGCAGCACACCAGCGGACTGCCCTTCGGCGCGACCGCTCTCGACGTAGACGACCCGAATCGGCGGGCGGTCGACGTCGCCGCCCAGGTGCTGCCCGGCGTGGAGCTCATCGACGCGCCAGGCGCGGCGTACCACTACAGCAGCCTCGGGTATCTCGTCGTCCAAGCCGTGCTCGAGCAAGCGACCGGTCGCCCGCTTGCCGAGCTCGTGCATGACTTCTTGCCGTCGGCGACGGGAGCGGCCGGCCTCTCCGGCGGATCGCGGATGACCGGGGGAGTGGCTCTCGGCTTCGACCCGCCGAACGACGGTGCCGGGCTCGCGTATGGCTACCAAGGCGGCGACATCAACGCGCTGGCTGAGTTCGCCCGTTGGCAGCTCGATCCGGCGAACGGCGCTGTCGTCTCCGAGACGATGTCGCCCGGACCGCGAACTGGGCCGACTGAGCAGCTCGGACTAGGTTGGCGGATCAGCGACGACGGCACCGTCTGGCACACCGGCACCGTGCCCGGCTACTTCTCGGCGGTCTTCATCGAGCAGGCCGCTGACCTGGCCGTGGTGGTGCTGCTGAACACCTCCGGATCGCTGTACGAACAGTCGCTGTACGGCGTGGTTCGGGGGTTCTACGACATCGTGCGCGGCGCGGATCCCACCCCGGTCTCGGGAAGCGCTATGCCTGCCCTGATCGTGTTTGCCGCCGCGGTTGGCGTCCTTGCGCTTGGCGCGTTGAGTGTGCGACCGGTGCGCAGTAGGAGCGCGGGGATCGTCTGGGCGGGCCTGGCGCTGGTGGTCATCGCAGTCGGCTGGATAGCCCTTCCGCTCGTCCTTGACGTGCCGGCGCGCTACCTCTGGCTGTGGATGCCAGACGTCGCCGCCGTACTCGTCGCACTGCCCGTCGCGCTTGGCTTGCTCGCGGTACGCCGGCTCAGGAACGCTTAG
- a CDS encoding TetR/AcrR family transcriptional regulator, which produces MVRTADHVARRAAMTAALLDVATETGLDSVTVAKVARAAGVSVGLVQHYFASKDALLQAAYAAALGAVDERIADVVDRGEHAGQPIRTMASNALSELLPLDEQRRRECVLRIEFLALATQNRDLAASAAEADREFADRLARVVDNGKLCGEVPADLQSASRADELLTIVTGMATRSVVTGERNRAVLDAALARTFSGECHQHG; this is translated from the coding sequence ATGGTGCGTACCGCAGATCACGTCGCACGGCGCGCCGCGATGACCGCGGCGCTGCTGGACGTCGCGACCGAGACCGGCCTTGACTCGGTCACCGTCGCGAAGGTCGCCCGCGCCGCCGGAGTCTCGGTCGGGCTCGTGCAGCACTACTTCGCGAGCAAAGACGCTCTGCTGCAGGCGGCGTACGCCGCTGCCTTAGGCGCCGTCGACGAACGGATCGCCGACGTAGTCGACCGCGGCGAGCACGCGGGCCAGCCAATCCGCACGATGGCCTCGAACGCATTGAGCGAGCTGCTGCCCCTCGACGAGCAGCGTCGTCGCGAGTGCGTCTTGCGCATCGAGTTCCTCGCGCTGGCAACCCAGAATCGCGACCTTGCCGCGTCGGCGGCCGAAGCCGATCGCGAGTTCGCGGACCGGCTGGCGCGAGTTGTCGACAACGGCAAGCTGTGCGGAGAGGTGCCGGCCGACCTGCAGTCGGCATCCCGGGCCGATGAGCTGCTGACGATCGTCACCGGGATGGCGACACGATCGGTCGTCACCGGCGAGCGCAACCGTGCGGTGCTAGACGCGGCACTCGCGCGAACCTTCTCCGGCGAGTGCCACCAGCACGGCTAG
- the nhaA gene encoding Na+/H+ antiporter NhaA, with amino-acid sequence MISLSRKTKRSTQLRRRQQRLKVKLADSEFAVASRIAKRAQRNENTLTREAIREAGRFLRTSTVGGLVMLAATIIALIWANSPWQGGYQALFGWKIGPSALDLNMSLQKWISDGLLAIFFFVVGLELKRELVVGQLRNPKLAILPVFAAIGGMVIPGLIGWGFSRGVAGAEQAWAVPLATDIAFAVAVLAIVASNLPSGVRIFLLSVAVVDDLGAIMIIAIVFTTDVGWVDLAIAAALLVVYAVLQKLRFQGPLSTLVYVPLGLAVWFFIHAGGIHATIAGVALGLLTRVKSVEGEEHAPAVRLEHRIQPISAGFVVPLFALAAAGITVNAQELSAIFSSPMSIGIILGLVVGKPIGVLLGSFIAVKSRLARLPVGVRWGEIASIGMLAGIGFTVSLLIGELAFDDEELLATGKMAVLVASFIASVLGAIIVKMRDRAHADNVVDS; translated from the coding sequence TTGATTTCGCTGAGCCGCAAGACGAAGCGCAGCACCCAGCTCCGCCGTCGGCAGCAACGACTCAAGGTCAAGCTCGCCGATAGCGAATTCGCGGTCGCCTCTCGCATCGCCAAACGCGCTCAACGCAACGAAAACACCCTGACTCGCGAGGCCATCCGCGAGGCCGGCCGGTTTCTGCGTACGTCGACCGTCGGCGGCCTGGTCATGCTCGCGGCGACGATCATCGCGTTGATCTGGGCCAACTCCCCCTGGCAGGGCGGCTATCAAGCGCTGTTTGGGTGGAAGATCGGCCCGTCAGCGCTCGATCTGAACATGTCGCTGCAGAAGTGGATCAGCGACGGATTGCTGGCGATTTTCTTCTTCGTGGTCGGCTTGGAGCTCAAGCGCGAGCTCGTCGTCGGCCAGCTGCGCAACCCCAAACTTGCGATCCTGCCGGTCTTTGCCGCGATCGGCGGCATGGTCATCCCCGGCCTGATCGGGTGGGGATTCTCGCGCGGCGTCGCCGGCGCCGAGCAAGCCTGGGCCGTGCCGCTGGCGACCGATATCGCCTTTGCGGTCGCCGTACTCGCCATCGTCGCCTCCAACCTGCCCAGCGGAGTGCGAATCTTCCTGCTGAGCGTCGCGGTCGTCGATGACCTCGGCGCGATCATGATCATCGCGATCGTCTTCACCACCGACGTCGGCTGGGTCGACCTGGCGATCGCCGCTGCCCTGCTCGTGGTCTACGCCGTGCTGCAGAAGCTGCGATTCCAAGGTCCGCTGTCGACCCTGGTGTATGTCCCGCTGGGGCTGGCGGTGTGGTTCTTCATCCATGCCGGAGGCATCCACGCCACCATCGCCGGTGTCGCGCTCGGCTTGCTGACCCGCGTCAAGTCGGTCGAGGGTGAGGAGCACGCGCCGGCCGTCCGGCTTGAGCACCGCATCCAGCCCATCAGCGCCGGTTTCGTGGTGCCGCTGTTTGCTCTGGCAGCCGCCGGGATCACCGTCAACGCCCAAGAGCTCTCCGCGATCTTCTCCTCACCGATGTCGATCGGCATCATCCTCGGTCTCGTCGTGGGCAAGCCGATCGGCGTACTGCTCGGCTCGTTCATCGCGGTCAAGTCGCGCCTTGCCCGACTGCCGGTTGGCGTGAGGTGGGGCGAGATCGCCTCGATCGGCATGTTGGCCGGCATCGGCTTCACCGTCTCGCTGCTGATCGGCGAGCTCGCGTTCGATGACGAGGAGCTGCTGGCGACGGGCAAGATGGCCGTGCTTGTGGCCTCGTTCATCGCCTCGGTGTTGGGCGCGATCATCGTCAAAATGCGCGATCGCGCGCACGCCGATAACGTCGTCGATTCGTAG
- a CDS encoding phage holin family protein: MTTPRPRHAADEIDVAHPSVGTLVKEATEQVSTLVRGEIELAKTEVKGEIKKGVTGSGLLIGAVGVLLAGLPFLFVTLAEVLIGPVGLDRWLGYLIIFVLFIIVGAVLALLGLKKVKKVRAPKRTIESMKKNQALVEAVKTHDQPAGAAANPNRANLPQSNRPQPPAPPQPAPGSDQGRALPVSRHS, translated from the coding sequence ATGACGACACCGCGCCCCCGGCACGCAGCTGACGAGATCGACGTAGCCCATCCCAGCGTCGGCACGCTCGTCAAAGAGGCGACCGAGCAAGTCTCGACCCTCGTGCGTGGCGAGATCGAACTCGCCAAGACCGAGGTCAAGGGCGAGATCAAGAAGGGCGTGACCGGCAGCGGCCTGCTGATCGGCGCTGTCGGCGTACTGCTCGCCGGCCTGCCGTTCTTGTTCGTGACACTCGCCGAGGTCCTCATCGGACCGGTCGGGTTGGATCGCTGGCTGGGCTACCTGATCATCTTCGTGCTGTTCATCATCGTCGGCGCCGTGCTCGCGCTGCTCGGGCTGAAGAAGGTCAAGAAGGTCCGCGCCCCGAAGCGCACCATCGAGTCGATGAAGAAGAACCAGGCCCTGGTCGAGGCCGTCAAGACGCACGACCAGCCCGCCGGCGCCGCCGCCAACCCGAACCGCGCCAACCTGCCGCAGAGCAACCGGCCCCAGCCGCCCGCTCCACCGCAGCCGGCTCCCGGCTCGGACCAAGGACGCGCGCTTCCGGTCTCGCGCCACAGCTAA
- a CDS encoding alpha/beta fold hydrolase yields the protein MPPTEQADLLLRGPWTHRGLTANGVRLHVAEAGRGPLVVLLHGFPQFWWTWRTVIPRLADAGFRVAAVDLRGFGSSDKPPRSYDLATAARDIVGLIRALGAQSAYVVGHDIGGLIAWTAAALGPGLIDGLAAISAPHPRRLRRELVTSRGQLHGVRHAFAYQLPRVPEARLVRDGGAEVERLHREWSGSAWPSTPDFAAAMPIYRHAICVPQAAYGASEYFRWMVRSLIRPDGARYVRAMRARIEAPVLHVHGGADPYLLPQSSEGSSAYVAGPYSWHVLPEIGHFPTEEAPQLVGDLLLDWLPNPR from the coding sequence ATGCCGCCCACCGAGCAGGCTGACCTGCTGCTGCGCGGCCCGTGGACGCATCGTGGCCTGACCGCGAACGGCGTACGCCTGCATGTCGCCGAAGCCGGGCGCGGCCCGCTTGTGGTGCTGCTGCACGGGTTCCCGCAGTTCTGGTGGACCTGGCGCACCGTCATTCCGCGGCTCGCCGACGCCGGTTTCCGGGTGGCAGCGGTCGACCTGCGCGGGTTCGGCAGCAGCGACAAGCCGCCGCGCAGTTACGACCTCGCGACGGCTGCCCGCGACATCGTCGGGCTCATCCGCGCGCTCGGGGCGCAGTCGGCGTACGTCGTCGGGCACGACATCGGTGGGCTGATCGCCTGGACCGCGGCGGCGCTCGGCCCCGGCCTCATCGACGGGCTCGCCGCCATCTCCGCGCCGCACCCACGACGACTGCGCCGCGAGCTGGTCACCTCCCGCGGCCAGCTGCACGGCGTACGCCATGCCTTCGCCTACCAGCTGCCCCGCGTCCCCGAGGCCCGGCTGGTGCGCGACGGCGGCGCCGAGGTTGAGCGGCTGCACCGCGAGTGGTCAGGGTCGGCGTGGCCGAGTACGCCGGACTTCGCCGCGGCGATGCCAATCTATCGGCACGCGATCTGCGTGCCGCAGGCGGCGTACGGCGCCTCGGAGTACTTCCGCTGGATGGTGCGCTCGCTGATCCGCCCCGATGGCGCCCGCTACGTGCGGGCGATGCGCGCCCGGATCGAGGCGCCTGTGCTGCACGTGCACGGCGGGGCCGACCCCTACCTGCTGCCGCAGTCGTCCGAAGGATCCAGCGCCTACGTCGCCGGACCGTACTCGTGGCACGTACTGCCGGAGATCGGGCACTTCCCCACCGAGGAGGCACCGCAGCTGGTCGGCGACCTGCTGCTGGACTGGCTGCCGAACCCTCGCTAA
- a CDS encoding SDR family NAD(P)-dependent oxidoreductase produces MGMLEGRRAVVTGAASGLGSAITSAFRDAGAEVVTMDLAGSVDLECDVADEASVTRAFESAAQTLGRIDVLVNSAGVLTESPAEQMSLQTWDATIAVDLTGVFLCTRAVLGGMREQRWGRVINLASQLGIKGGIGLAHYSAAKAGVIGFTKSVALEVAGDNVLVNAIAPGPIDTPMVAGITEDWKAAKKAELPLGRFGVPEEVAPTAVLLASDPGGNLYVGQTLGPNSGDVMP; encoded by the coding sequence ATGGGAATGCTGGAAGGGCGGCGGGCGGTCGTCACGGGTGCCGCGTCGGGCCTCGGCTCGGCCATCACCTCGGCTTTTCGCGACGCGGGCGCGGAGGTCGTCACGATGGACCTCGCGGGGTCGGTCGACCTCGAGTGCGACGTCGCCGACGAGGCCTCGGTGACGCGGGCCTTCGAGTCAGCCGCGCAGACTCTCGGCAGGATCGACGTACTCGTCAACTCGGCCGGTGTGCTCACCGAGTCACCGGCCGAGCAGATGAGCCTGCAGACGTGGGACGCGACGATCGCGGTCGATCTGACCGGGGTCTTCCTCTGCACGCGGGCCGTCCTTGGCGGCATGCGCGAGCAGCGATGGGGGCGCGTCATCAACCTCGCATCGCAGCTGGGGATCAAAGGTGGCATCGGGCTGGCGCACTACAGCGCCGCCAAGGCCGGCGTCATCGGCTTCACCAAGTCCGTCGCCCTGGAGGTCGCCGGCGACAACGTGCTGGTCAACGCCATCGCTCCGGGCCCGATCGACACCCCGATGGTCGCCGGGATCACCGAGGACTGGAAGGCAGCCAAGAAGGCCGAGCTGCCGCTGGGGCGGTTCGGCGTACCCGAGGAGGTGGCCCCCACGGCGGTCCTGCTGGCCAGCGATCCGGGTGGCAACCTCTACGTCGGGCAGACGCTCGGGCCCAACTCCGGTGACGTGATGCCTTAG